In Brachypodium distachyon strain Bd21 chromosome 2, Brachypodium_distachyon_v3.0, whole genome shotgun sequence, one genomic interval encodes:
- the LOC100835711 gene encoding dehydration-responsive element-binding protein 2D, producing MAPLSQHQIRLRKALAKKKPKTKMLSGFGVKPSAAFFKPQPPPPPQPAPSALPPRRRVRVLYDDPYATDSDTDDDEEAAPAASSKRCYEVYLGKAPPKPVAKPVTLTATAAAATCASSMNAESYRGVRLRKWGKWAAEIRNPFSGKRVWLGTFDTAAAASVAYQAASRSFIEEKRRRRGEALASPAASATSTPTASSSSSTSAAPFAHPSPSSVLEATKPAAAEALSPEPTPIPTMASTEAGQLPDDPEFYQDLLRGLQLPDIDPMDFRAGLDALDVSEAPAYLDGEQDLLLGDFADEDLELDIDLDDIDDDFLEMPGVDFGRGMDEFLQTVDFCV from the coding sequence ATGGCCCCGTTGAGCCAGCACCAGATTCGCCTCAGGAAGGCGCTGGCCAAGAAGAAGCCCAAGACCAAGATGCTGTCGGGCTTTGGTGTTAAACCCTCTGCGGCCTTCTTCAAgccgcaaccgccgccgccgccccagccgGCGCCGTCTGCTCTGCCGCCCAGGCGCCGCGTCCGTGTCCTGTACGACGACCCCTACGCGACGGACTCGGacactgatgatgatgaggaggctGCCCCTGCCGCTTCTTCCAAGCGCTGCTATGAGGTGTACCTTGGCAAGGCCCCTCCAAAGCCGGTCGCGAAGCCGGTCACTCTGACGGCCACCGCGGCTGCTGCTACCTGCGCCAGCAGCATGAACGCTGAGAGCTACCGTGGGGTACGCCTCCGCAAGTGGGGCAAATGGGCGGCTGAGATCCGCAACCCGTTCTCCGGCAAGAGGGTGTGGCTTGGCACCTTCGACACTGCTGCGGCGGCCTCCGTCGCGTATCAGGCCGCCTCCCGgagcttcatcgaggagaagCGTCGCCGCCGTGGTGAGGCTTTGGCCTCACCTGCTGCTTCGGCCACCTCCACGCCGACGGcctcttcgtcgtcctccacctcGGCTGCGCCATTCGCCCACCCGTCGCCGTCCTCTGTCCTGGAAGCAACTAAGCCAGCAGCGGCCGAGGCCCTGTCGCCTGAGCCGACTCCAATCCCCACCATGGCGTCCACCGAGGCTGGTCAGCTGCCTGATGACCCAGAGTTCTACCAGGACCTCTTgcgtgggcttcagctgccgGACATTGACCCGATGGACTTCCGTGCGGGGCTCGATGCTTTGGATGTCTCCGAAGCGCCGGCTTACTTGGATGGCGAACAGGACCTGCTGCTGGGAGATTTTGCGGATGAGGACCTCGAGCTCGACATCGACCTGGACGACATCGACGACGACTTCCTGGAGATGCCCGGCGTCGACTTTGGCAGGGGCATGGACGAGTTTCTGCAGACCGTCGACTTCTGCGTGTGA
- the LOC100840522 gene encoding probable signal peptidase complex subunit 3 produces the protein MHSWTQRLLAAATTATLLLLAACVAASALDAFHVPAVQAQAHVTKINRFHKQINGNDKVTLTFNVSADLESLFTWNTKQVFVFLTAEYENAKNALNQVSLWDRIVPDKDHAKLQVEVKSKYPLIDQGSSLRGRKVQLVLHWHIMPNAGVMIRGKMPLSEFNLPDAYTS, from the exons ATGCACTCCTGGACGCAGAGGCTGCTGgccgcggcgacgacggccaccctcctcctcctcgccgcctgcgtcgccgcctccgctctCGACGCCTTCCACGTCCCTGCCGTCCAAGCTCAAGCCCAT GTTACGAAGATAAACCGGTTCCACAAACAGATTAATGGGAACGACAAG GTGACATTGACCTTCAATGTATCTGCAGATTTGGAATCACTATTCACATGGAACACAAAGCAG GTTTTTGTCTTCCTGACCGCTGAGTATGAAAACGCAAAGAATGCCCTGAACCAG GTTTCATTATGGGACCGTATAGTACCTGACAAAGACCATGCGAAACTGCAAGTGGAGGTGAAGAGCAAGTATCCTCTGATTGACCAG GGAAGCAGCTTACGAGGGAGGAAAGTTCAGCTGGTTCTCCACTGGCATATAATGCCGAACGCCGGCGTAATGATCCGAGGCAAGATGCCTCTTTCGGAGTTCAACCTGCCAGATGCCTATACTTCCTGA
- the LOC100837784 gene encoding basic 7S globulin, with product MHTHAIKLNWNATHVSPGVPVAGSGLNFNPDCRAQQRCAHDRDNIEKQESKILKQHQMSFTCMHASNRPSIKRTHTYIPSFKASLSHRSIEFPNQHKLAKMWQSKAIVFFFLLAVSLRESTAAQPLLTAITKNPSTSRYTAPLNAGRPLILDLNTGAVTTPCSGGQTTTRVTLSANATDGSRPLSPVSFPAAASCSSTGASVAGLGRSTLSFPAQVASTQKVSNSFALCLPSDGKTGFSGTGFGAAIFGGGPFFLAPPADRPSITTLLSAGVPLVRRPATRNPAAYYVAGTGIAVDGLRVQGELTLGLSTKIPYTALRSDVYRALINAFDRAMGRAAKVAAVAPFELCYDSSKLSPSRLGYLVPQVDLVLDRGVNWTVVGGNSMAQVNSGTACFAFVEEKESFGGAPAVVVGGFQMENKLVVLDEEKQTLSFTGYLPAMGFSCSNFNFTT from the coding sequence ATGCACACGCATGCGATTAAGCTTAATTGGAATGCCACGCATGTCTCGCCGGGCGTCCCCGTGGCCGGCTCTGGTCTAAATTTCAACCCGGACTGCCGCGCGCAGCAGCGCTGTGCACACGATCGAGATAACATAGAAAAACAGGAATCCAAAATCCTGAAGCAACATCAGATGTCattcacatgcatgcatgcaagcaacCGTCCGTCTATAAAACGCACACACACGTATATACCTTCGTTCAAAGCATCTCTTAGCCATCGATCCATCGAGTTCCCAAACCAACACAAGCTAGCTAAAATGTGGCAATCCAAAGccatcgtcttcttcttcctcctggccgtCTCGCTCCGCGAGTCCACGGCGGCTCAGCCACTGCTCACAGCCATCACTAAGAACCCTTCCACCTCCCGCTACACGGCTCCCCTCAACGCCGGCCGCCCTCTAATCCTCGACCTCAACACCGGAGCCGTCACCACGccctgcagcggcggccaGACGACGACACGCGTCACGCTCTCCGCGAACGCCACCGACGGCAGCCGCCCGCTGTCCCCGGTCTCcttcccggccgccgcctcctgcagCTCCACGGGCGCCTCCGTCGCTGGGCTGGGCCGCTCGACGCTCTCGTTCCCGGCCCAGGTGGCCAGCACCCAGAAGGTCTCCAACAGCTTCGCGCTCTGCCTCCCCAGCGACGGCAAGACCGGcttctccggcaccggctTCGGCGCGGCCATCTTCGGCGGCGGGCCCTTCTTCCTCGCACCCCCCGCGGACCGTCCCTCGATCACCACGCTCCTCTCCGCCGGAGTCCCGCTCGTGCGCCGCCCGGCGACGAGGAACCCGGCGGCCTACTAcgtcgccggcaccggcatcGCCGTGGACGGCTTACGCGTCCAGGGCGAGCTCACTCTGGGCCTCTCCACGAAAATCCCTTACACGGCGCTCCGGTCCGACGTGTACCGGGCCCTGATAAACGCCTTCGACCGCGCCATGGGCCGGGCCGCCAAGGTGGCGGCCGTGGCGCCGTTCGAGCTCTGCTACGACTCCTCCAAGCTCTCCCCGTCGCGGCTGGGCTACCTGGTGCCGCAGGTGGACTTGGTCCTGGACCGCGGGGTGAACTGGACCGTGGTCGGGGGCAACTCCATGGCCCAGGTCAACAGCGGCACGGCGTGCTTCGCGTTCGTCGAGGAGAAGGAGTCCTTTGGAGGCGCGCCGGCCGTGGTTGTCGGTGGGTTCCAGATGGAGAACAAGCTTGTTGTGCTCGATGAGGAGAAGCAGACGCTCAGCTTCACCGGGTATCTGCCCGCCATGGGCTTCTCCTGCAGCAACTTCAATTTCACTACCTAG
- the LOC104583007 gene encoding uncharacterized protein LOC104583007, protein MWQRKTTLILVLVLAAVSLRACTGTTSPTGKPLVTVVNIDQSTNLFTSPLNSGRPLVLDLSSAALSTACNTQTTKVSIPTTASCAAPPGGGVSGVAGLGPSPLSFSSQVASLERLPNKFALCLPGERPFDTGAAIFGGGPLFSPSVITNDESFDSPPTEGQDIAKLLSPEIPLRRLPHTGGLERCQDRPDGTVRAGGQNWTANPTKFVSRWVACFAFVRAKQPPSAGMPAVVIGGYNMAGRVVVFDQDRQNISFTPPINPKIYCGNAKFMPCW, encoded by the exons ATGTGGCAACGCAAAACCACCCTGATCCTCGtgctcgtcctcgccgccgtctcgcTCCGAGCGTGCACGGGCACGACTAGCCCGACCGGCAAGCCGCTAGTGACGGTCGTGAACATTGACCAGTCAACGAACCTCTTCACCTCGCCGCTCAACTCCGGCCGCCCACTCGTTCTCGACCTCTCCAGCGCAGCCCTCTCGACGGCGTGCAACACGCAGACGACCAAA GTGTCCATCCCCACCACCGCTTCCTGCGCCGCACCGCCGGGCGGCGGGGTCTCAGGCGTCGCGGGGCTCGGGCCCTCGCCGCTCTCCTTCTCGTCCCAGGTCGCGAGCCTCGAGAGGCTCCCAAACAAGTTCGCGCTCTGCCTCCCCGGGGAACGACCCTTCGACACGGGCGCGGCCatcttcggcggcggcccgctcTTCTCTCCGTCGGTTATCACGAACGATGAGAGCTTCGACTCTCCGCCGACGGAGGGGCAGGACATTGCCAAGCTCCTCTCCCCAGAGATCCCGCTCCGCCGCTTGCCGCACACCGGTGGCCTTGAGCGGTGCCAAGACCGCCCCGATGGCACCGTTCGAGCT GGCGGGCAGAACTGGACCGCCAACCCCACCAAGTTCGTGTCCCGGTGGGTCGCATGCTTCGCGTTCGTCAGGGCGAAGCAGCCGCCGAGCGCGGGGATGCCGGCGGTGGTCATCGGAGGGTACAACATGGCCGGCAGGGTCGTGGTGTTCGACCAGGACAGGCAGAATATCAGCTTCACTCCACCGATCAACCCCAAGATCTACTGCGGGAACGCCAAATTCATGCCCTG CTGGTAA
- the LOC104583008 gene encoding basic 7S globulin: protein MWHPKTILLALVLVAVSLRACTGSTTGLSGKPLVTDVSFNPTTHAYTSPLDHGRPLLLDVSGAAISMPCTAPTPPPTTKVTLVASETDGKKLLQQVNFPATASCGAPPVDGAIGVAGLGPSPLSFSSQVASLQKIPNKFALCLSRNPNSPGAAIFGGGPLFSPEVITTRLTRRPAEILDVTKIMSPEIPLRLPPHAGALHQVSARGIAVDGKPLAVTGGGQPIDIGFSTRNPYTELRDDVYRGVLDGIERALGPNAAGAKVPATAPFELCYDLKRLNVYVLPRVEFMLEGGQSWNIVDKADVHDMEHSGVQAVSSSGNNAACFPYVRMKQQPSEGMPAVVIGGFHMAHRVVVFDQDKQKLSFTPSFISDQPALGCGRSA, encoded by the coding sequence ATGTGGCATCCCAAAACCATCCTCCTCGctctcgtcctcgtcgccgtctCGCTCCGAGCGTGCACGGGCAGCACGACTGGCCTGAGCGGCAAGCCGCTGGTGACGGACGTGAGCTTCAACCCCACCACCCACGCCTACACCTCGCCACTCGACCACGGCCGCCCACTCCTCCTCGACGTCTCCGGCGCGGCCATCTCCATGCCGTGcaccgcgccgacgccgccgccgaccacgaAAGTGACGCTCGTGGCCTCGGAAACCGACGGCAAgaagctgctgcagcaggTCAACTTCCCGGCCACCGCCTCCTGCGGCGCACCGCCTGTCGACGGCGCCATAGGCGTCGCGGGGCTCGGGCCCTCGCCGCTCTCCTTCTCGTCACAGGTCGCGAGCCTCCAGAAGATCCCCAACAAGTTCGCGCTCTGCCTCTCCAGGAACCCCAATTCCCCGGGCGCGGCCatcttcggcggcggcccgctcTTCTCTCCTGAGGTCATCACGACCAGGCTGACCCGCCGGCCCGCGGAGATCCTGGACGTTACCAAGATCATGTCCCCCGAGATCCCGCTCCGCTTGCCGCCGCACGCCGGGGCCCTGCACCAAGTCTCGGCCCGCGGCATTGCCGTGGACGGGAAGCCCCTGGCCGTAACCGGAGGGGGACAACCGATCGACATCGGGTTCTCCACGAGGAACCCCTACACGGAGCTCCGGGACGACGTGTACCGCGGCGTCCTTGACGGCATCGAGAGAGCCCTGGGCCCGAACGCGGCCGGCGCCAAGGTGCCCGCGACGGCGCCGTTCGAGCTGTGCTACGACTTGAAGCGGCTCAACGTCTACGTGCTGCCCCGGGTGGAGTTCATGCTGGAGGGCGGGCAGAGCTGGAACATAGTAGACAAGGCCGACGTCCACGACATGGAGCACAGCGGCGTCCAGGCCGTGTCGTCGTCTGGCAACAACGCCGCCTGCTTCCCGTACGTCAGGATGAAGCAGCAGCCGAGTGAAGGGATGCCGGCGGTGGTCATCGGAGGGTTCCACATGGCCCACAGGGTCGTCGTGTTCGACCAGGACAAGCAGAAGCTCAGCTTCACTCCGTCCTTCATCAGCGACCAGCCGGCGCTCGGCTGCGGGCGCAGTGCCTAA